From the genome of Streptomyces sp. S4.7:
GGCGCGGGAGAGGAACCCGGGGTGGTCCGATCGGCAGACGGCGAAGACGTACGTGGCCCAGGATTCTCTCCCGACCGGAGCCGTGACCGTGGGCGAGGGGTGCGGGGTGGAGTTCATCGGCGGCGCAGCTCCCTTCTGACGCCGGCCCGCGGGACGCTGTCGGCTTCCTGGGAGTCCTCGCCCTCCAGGGCCTCGATCCGCTCGCGCAGCTGCTTGTTCTCCTCGTACAGGGCGTCGTGGGCGGCACGCGACGACAGCGCGGGATCGGTCTCCCACCAGTCGATGCCCGCCTTCTTCGCCGTCTCCACCGACGAGATGAACAGCCGCAGGCGAATGGTGAGCAGTTCGATGTCCAGCAGGTCGATCTTGATGTCACCGGCGATGACGATGCCCTTGTCCAGCACCCGCTCCAGGATCTCGGCCAGGTTGGCCGTGGCGGGCGGGTGCGACCGGGACTCCGTTGTCCAGCTGTCCAGTTCCGTCACGGGCTCACTCCAGGTACGGGTACCGGCGATTTTCTGTCGAGAATGTCCAGCAGCCGCTCCTCCTCGCGCTCGAAGCGCGCGAGGTCGATCTCACCGTCGTCCAGGGCGCGGTTCAGTTCGGCGAGCTGTAGGCGGATCGCCGCCGGGTCGTACAGCTCCGCCTCCGCCGCGTCGATGAGCCGGTCGGAGATCCAGACCACGCCGTGTACCGGCGCCAGGGGGAGGAGAAGCACCCCGGAGAGCAGACCCATGTCAGACCCTGGCCGGGACGGGTTCCGGGGCCACGAAGCTGTAGCAGGGCAGCGGGCCGGTCACCCGCAGTTCGACGCGGTCCGGATGGTCGGCGGCGAATCGCTCGGCGACACGGCGGAAACGTCCTTCCTCGCGGCGCGGTACGAGGAAGGACGCGTTCAGGACGCAGCCCTCCACGTCCGGCCCCGGACACATGTCGTCGGCGATCCCGGCGAATTGGGGTGGCAGCAGGGCCGCCGCGTCGGCCGCCCTTCGCCGCAGACCTTCCGCCACGGCCTGGCCGAGCCGGACGTTCGCCTCGTAACCGGGCCGGCGCCGCGTCTCCTCGCGAACCCGCTGGACCACCGGGTCCGCCCGGATCAGTGCGGCCAGGTCGTCCTGTACGGGCATGATCTTGACGTTCATCTCGACGCGGGAGTCCAGCCGCTCCAGCACGGCGGCGTGCTCGCCACGCCGCGCGGCGACGCCCGCCAGTACCGTCGCCTCGTCCGGCGCCACCATGCCGAAGCGCATCGGCAGCACGGGGCCGGCCGCGGCCAGCTCCAGGAGTAGATTCTGATGCGCCATCAGATCCCGTCGCCGGGCCCTGAGCCCCGGGTACGTGGCGCTGACCACGACGGCGAGGTCCTCGACCGGCAGCAGCCGCACCGGTGCGGGAGGCTCACCGATGCCGGCGGCGGAGGGGGGAAGCGCATGGGAGCCGCCCACGATGCCGTACACATAGATACCTGAAGCGGTCATGGGTCAGCGCTCCTCCTTGCGGCGGCGGGATCGTTCGCTTGCGGTGCTCCTGGAGCGGGATGTCTTGGACCTGCGGGGGCGTTCCGCCTCCTCCAGCTCGTCCTCGTCCTCGTCGTCGTCATCGCCGCCGGGGCCCACGGCCCGCTTGACCTTCTCGCCCACGGACTTCGCGGCCTTCTTCGCGCCTGCCTTGCCGACGCTCTTCGTCATACCGCCGCCGAACAGCTCCGGCACCGTCCTGCTGGCCGAGTCGTTCTCCAGGTCCAGCCGGTTGCACGCTTCGGCGAACCGCAGATAGGTGTCGACACTGGCGACGACGATCCGCGCGTCGATCTTCAGGATCTCGATGCCGACCAGCGACACCCGTACGAAGATGTCGATGACCATGCCGCGGTCGAGGATGAGTTCCAGGACGTCGTAGAGGGTGCCGGCGCGGGGAACGCGGACAACTTCCTCACTGTATGTGCTCAAGGAATGACCGTCTCTCGGGGTCGGGCCCCAGTTCTGGGCGCTCATGTGTCCGCCTGACCGCGGCGGTAACGACGCACTCTGCGGTACCGAAGCAGTGAGCCGTCCTCATCGATGTCCACCTCGTAGGTGGCGAGCAGACTGGTGGTGTCGGGGATGCGCGGGAGCTCCAGCACATCGATGTCGACCTGCCAGCCGTCATCGGTCCGCGAGACCGCGGAGACGCCCTCGGGCCGGTGCCTGATCAGCTTGCTCAGGCTCCGGCAGGCGCGTTCGGCCGCCTGCTCCGCTCCCCTCAGGTGTTCCTCGCCCGCGGCGGAGCGGGTGGATCGGGAGGTCCGGGCGCGCCCGGCACGCTGCTCTGACATGTTCCCCAGCCTCCCGGCCCTCTGACCTCTCCGCATGCGGTGATGGACCGAACGGGCTGCCGCCGGAAACCACACGAATGGCGGCTCGGCGAGGTCCGGAGGACAGTGGATGAGGGAGTGCCCACCGCGATGCGGGCAGCGCCCGCTGCCGCGTCGCCGGACCACTCGCAGACAATTCCCCTCTTCTTCTCTGGAGGATCCGATGGCCAGCACCGACACCAGCAGCCGCCCCGCTACCCATGCGAGCAGCACCAGCGCGAAGGGTGGGGGACCGGGCGGCACGACCACGATCGCCGACAGCGTCGTAGCCACCATCGCGGGCATCGCCGTCCGCGAGTCCGACGGAATCTACGCACTGGGCGGCAGCGCCTCGCGGGCGCTGGGATCAGTGCGGGACCGGATGTCCAAGGCGCCCGACCCCAGCAGGGGGGTCAAGGTCGAGGTCGGCGAGACGCAGACCGCGGTCGACGTGGACGTCATCGTGGAGTACGGCGAACCGATCGCGGAAGACGCGAAGGACATACGCACCCGTGTGACGGACGCGGTGGAGACGATGACCGGTCTGGAGGTCGTCGAGATCAACATCAACGTGCTCGACGTCCACCTGCCCGGATCGGACGACGAAGACGAGGACGGCGGCCGCCGTAGCGACCGGGTCCAGTAACGGCGCCTCGACGCCGTTCCGTCCAGCATTGCGAGGCACTCATGGAGAACAGCAAGAAAGTCTCTCTCGCCGCCGCTGTGGCGGCGGGCTATGTCCTTGGCCGGACCAAGAAGGGGAAGCTGGCGCTCGGTCTTGCTCCCCTTGTCGCGGGCCAGCAACTGCCGATGAATCCAAGGGAGTTGCTCATCCTGGCGATGCGCAAGCTGGCAGAGAATCCAACGGTGGGGCCGCTGGTGGAGCAGGCGCGGGGTGAAGTACTCGAGGCGGGGCGTTCGGCGCTGTCCGCGACGGCGAACCGTCGCCTGGGAGCGGTCGCCGACTCGCTCCAGCAGCGGACCGAGGCACTTCTCGTGGTACCGGTCGACGAGGACGAGGACGAGGAAGAGGAAGCCGGGGAAGAGGAGGACGAGGAGGAGTTCGAGGAAGAAGAGGAGCCCGAACCGGAAGGGTCCGAGCAAGAGGGGTCCGAGGAAGACGAAGAAGAGGAACGCCCCCGGCGTCGTGCGGCGAAGCGCCCGGCGTCGAAGAAGGCACCGGCGAAGAAGGCACCGGCCAAGAAGGCACCGGCGAAGAAGGCGCCCGCCAAGAAGAAGGCGGCGGCGAAGAAGCCCGCCGCCAAGAAGTCCGCGCGAGACAGCCGGAGGAGGTAACTCTCATGGCCAAGCAGACAGGCAAACCCACGGACACGAGTGCATCCGGCTTGGATCAGGTGAAGGAGCAACTGTCCGCCTACGTCGGTGCCCGGGGGCAGAAACTGCTGGATTCCGCCGGCGGGAAGCTGACCGACGTCGCGCAGGGCCTTGGTGGAGGCTCGGACGGAGGCGGGTCGAACGGCCTCCTTGACGTCGGGAAACGGGTGCTCGGCGGCGAGAACCCGGTCAAGGCCCTGGTCGGCGAGAAGGCCGGATCCATGAAGGACAAGGCCGTCGATTCGGTCAAGAGCGCCTTCGGCGGCGGGGACGCGAAAGCCGGCAGTGCCAAGGTGACCAACATCATCGAAGCCATCGACGTCGGCAAACCACTGCGCACGGTCTATGACCGCTGGACCGAGATAGAGGAGTTCAACTCCTTCGCCAAGGGTGTCACCGACGTGAAGCAGTCGGATGAGATCGAGAGCGACTGGAAGCTCAAGGTCGCCTTCTCCAACCGCAGTTGGAAGGCGACGGTGCAGGAACAGGTCGCCGACGACCGCATCGTCTGGACATCCGAGGGCGCCAAGGGGACGACGCACGGCGCCATCACCTTCCACGAACTGGCCCCGAGCCTGACCCGCATCGTCGCGGTCGTCGAATACACCCCGTCCGGATTCTTCGAGAAGACCGGCAATATCTGGCGTGCCCAGGGACGGCGACTGCGCCTGGACCTCAAGCACTTCCAGCGGTACGCCACACTCACCGACGACGAGGAAGTCGAAGGCTGGCGCGGCGAGATCCGCGAGGGCGAGGTCGTCCGGAGCCACGAGGAAGGGCTTGAGGACGACGAACCGGAAGAAGAGGAAGGAGAGGAAGAGGAGGACGAGGGACCGGAGGAGCCCGAGGACGAAGCCGACGACGACTACGACGAAGAAGAGGAAGAGGCAGACGAAGAGGAGCCGGACGAGGAGGACGAAGAGCAGAGGTGAGCGCCACCCGCACCGTGCCGGGACGCCGGTGAACGCCAGGTCCATGACCGGGGCATCGGCGCGTACGTCTAGATCGCGAACAGAACCGGATCCGCCTCGGCATCCTCGGGCCGGGGCTCCGGCAGGTCGAACAGAGGCTGTTCACCGGGCATCGGCAGATCCACGACGGCGAGGGACCCGGGGCACGACACCAGCGAGCCGTCCGGGTCGCGGCGCGCGCCCGGGGCGTCGTGCCGCCAGACACGGCCCCTCCTCGGCCGGCCGACGACCGGCCCGGCAGCGATCGCACGGTGGCAGACAGCGCAGTTCACGCGGGGAAGCTTCACACCGACCAGTGTGCCGGTGGACGGTGGACCCCCGCCACGGCCCACGTGCACGGCCCATGTGACCGTGCCCCGCGGAGCGGCCCCGGTGCCGGTGTCAGCGGCGGACCAGTGTCGCGTGTGTGACGTTCGGTGAGCCGACCAGCTCGGACACCCGGTAGCCGTCGATACCGTCACCCAGGTTGTCGAGCACCCGTTCCCCGCGCCCGATGAGGAGCGGCGCGATCACCAGGTGGAGCTCGTCGATCAGCCCCGCGCGCAGATACTGCCGGATGATCGCCGCCCCGCCGCCGATCCGGACGTCCTTGCCGTCCGCGGCGTCGAACGCGCGCCGCAGCACCGTCTCCAGCGGCTCGTCGGTGAAGCGGAAGGTGGTTCCGCCGCTCATCTCCAGGGCCGGGCGGGGATGGTGGGTGTGCACGAACACGGTGTGGTGGTAGGGCGGGTTCTCGCCCCACCAGCCCTGCCAGGACTCGTCCTCCCACGGCCCGCGCTGCGGCCCGAACATGTTCCGCCCCATGATCGTCGCACCGATGTTCTCCTTGCCGCGGACGAAGTACTCGACATCGGTTCCGGTCCTTCCCGCGGCGGCGTCCTCCGTCGCGGACACGAACCAGCCGTGCAGGTCGTCGCCCCAGCCGACGCCGTCCCCGAACGGGGCGTCCAGTCGCTGGTTCGGGCCGGCCGCGAAGCCGTCGAGGGAGATCGTCACGTTGTGCACGCGGACCTTGGGCATGGCCTTCACCTCTCGTGGTGGTGTTGCTCTCTCACCTCTACGTCGTACAGAGCCTGCCTGGATCGACATCCCGCGCGCATCTTTTCCGGGACCTGTCGGACGGTGGATCAGCGGGCCGTCGGCGGCGCGTGATGGGGGGCATTCGTCAGAAGCGAGGTGTGGCGTCCCGACGAAGCGCAAGACCGGAATCATCGGCGGGCCTGGCCTCCGCGGGCGTCGTCGCCGGCGCCGGCGTGCTGCACAACCGTCGCCCCGATCGCAGGGAGTGGCTCCACGTCACGGTCTTCAGCGAGCCCGGCTACCTGGGCCGCAACCGGACGCTGACCTGGACCGGAGGTGAGCGCGAGGTCGTCCCGCTCACCCGCGTACAGCTGCCGCGCGTCGGCTCGATCAGGCTGGAGCGGCTCGTGTACCGCTTCCGGCCCGAGGTGCGGCCGCCGAACATGTTCATCCTGTGGCACGCCCTCACCGAACGCGCGGACCGCACGGACCCCGAGGAGGGTGTGGCCTCCTTCATCGCCATGCACCAGCTCGCCGGGATGTTCTCGGCAGGCCGGTGGGAGCCGGTCCGCGAGTCCGCGGCGCGGTCGAGGGTACGGCTCTGGGCCGGGCGCCCGGGCGGTCCGCCGCTCGCGCACGACACGGGGGACCCTGCCGGCGGCCGGCCGTGGCACGACGTCCAGGCCAACACGCCCGACCTCGGCTCCTGGCGCACCCGCACCCGCTACCTCGAACTCGGCTACCACGACGGGAGCGGCCCCCGCGGCTGACCGGCCGGGGCGGCGCGTGCGACTCAGGAATGCGCCGCGGCCCGGTCGGACTCGCTGCGCAGTACGCAGAACTCATTGCCCTCGGGATCGGCGAGGATCGCCCAGCCCGAACCATCGGGATTCCGGTGATGGGCCACAAAGCCGGCACCGAGCCCCAGCAGCCGCTCCACCTCCTCGTCGCGCGAGGTCCCGGGGCGCAGACACAGATGGATCCGATTCTTGACCGTCTTGCTCTCGGGCACCTGGTTGAAGTGCAGTACCGGGCCCTCCGCCAGCAGCACCTGGGTCTCGCGGGCGCCCGGCCGGTCCTCCGGGTCCAGCGGACGGCCGGTGACACCGCTCCGGAAGCGGGCAAGCTCATAGGGATCCGCACAGTCGATCGCCACGTTCTGCAATACCGAGACCATGCGCACGAGCCTTCCTGATCTCCACGGCGAACGCCACCGGGTCGCGCTCCGTCTTTCGCTCCACGCGCGGATGGGATCAGGGAGACGAGTCGGACACCACGCGCATGCCCAGCCCGCGCACCCGGTAGATGCAGGTGTCGTCGCCCCACAGCGACGCGTCCGCCAGCGCGTACGGGCCCCGCTCGTCCGTGCCGCGCTCCACGATGTCCATGTCCACCCGGATCAGCCGGTTGGCCGGGGTGATCTGGCCGCGGTACGTCCAGGTCGTCTCGCGGCCGGGGAGCACCGGCTCGAACCGGGGGTGCAAAACGCCGTCCGCCGCGCCGCGCTCGAGCAGGTGGTACTGGAGCAGCTGGCACATGGCCTCGACGCCCAACGAGCCCGGCTGCACCGGATCCTGGAAGAAGTGGGCCCGGAAGAACCACTCGTCCGCGACCACGTCCTTCTCCGACCGCAGCCGCCCCAGCCCTCTGCTGCCCCCGTCCGGCCAGCAGCCGGTGATCCGGTCGAGCATCAGCAGCATGGGGCCCGGCAGCCGCGGCTCGCCGACGAGGTGGCGGGCGGGCCGGGCCGTCAGATCGACCACCCGGTCGCAGGGCTCGTCCAGACGCCCCCGCTCCCGGGCCGACACGGCGAGGCCCTGCTGGTCGTCGAAGGCCGACGGCGGGAAGTAGCCGAAGACCGTGGAGAGTTCGAACAGCGGCACGCCGTCGGCCGTGCACCTCACCCGGAACGACTCGATGATCATGTCCCCGCTCCGGGAGACACGCGTCAGCTCGGCATGGGTGCGGACCGTACCCGTCGCCGGAGTGACCTCACCGGTGACCGTTCCCGCCCCGTCGAGATTGCGGAACAGCAGATCCGCGTCGGTGGTCAACGCGCTGCCCACGTACGAGGCCAGCCACCCGCACGGTTGCAGCGCGATCTCCATCAGGACCGCGAACGGCATCGTACGGCCGCCGCTCTGCTCGAAGTACCAGGCCCGCGCGGGCACGTCGTACTCCGCGACGACACCGCTGCCCTCCCGCACACCGCCCTGCGGACCGTCCACCGAGACGATCCGGCTCATGAAGTGGTACGGGGGACCGGGCAGCCGCGCGACCTTGCGGGTGCCGTCGAAGGGCTCGTACGCCGTACCGAACGCCTCACTCGGTCTGCCCCAGGCGCACGCCAGCAACGAGGTGTAGTCGAAGGGGAATCCGTCGGCCGCCGTCGCCACCGGCTTCCTCTCCACGTGCCCGGCCAGCCCGCCGAGCAGGGGGAGCGGCACCGGTGCACCGCTGTCCTGCACGACGGGCGGGCCGGAGCCCCGCCAGTGCGACAGCGGCCAGTCGGGTACGAGCCGCAGCGCCACGTCCCGGCCCAGGAACGCCCTCGCGCCGTCCACCGAGCCCAGGATGTCGGCGTACAGCGTCGGCACCGGCCCGGCCGAGAAACCGCGTACGAACACCTCGTAGACGACCCGCCGGCTGAGCGGAGTCGCCTGGCCCCGGCACATCGCCCGGCACGGATGATCGTCGACGGGCTCGAAACGCCAGCCGTCCCGGTCCACGGTGCAGCCCATGGCCGCCAGGTAGAACGCCATCGCCTGGAGACCGCCCTGGAGCATCAGGGTGCCCGGCATACAGGGGTCGTTCTTGAAGTGCCCCGCGAAGAACCAGTCGTCCGGCGACAGCGGCGTCTCGGCCCGCAGATAGCCGCGGCCCCACGGCCCTCCGGCCGGGTCGAACGCGGTCACCTCGTGGAGCAGCCGCAGTCTCCCGTCGTCGAGCCGGGGCGGGCGGACGTGGGCCGCCGTCGCCTCCCAGCCGGGGCCGAAGCAGTCCGCCGGCCGCCCCTGTGTCAGGGCCCGCACCCGGTCCGCGTCGAAACGGGTCGCATCGCAGCGCACCGCGGGCGGGTCGAGCGGCAGTTCGTCACCGGGCGTCCGCTCGGCGGGATCCCACCGCACACCGCCGCTGTCGGCGAGCTCCTCGGGGGTGAAGAACCCGGCCTGGCCCTCGCGGACGCTGAGCCGCAGTTCGCCGTCCACATAACAGTCGTAGTGGAAGAAGGCCAGCCGGACGCCCTCGTGCTCCGCGTGGCCGTCGATGTGGATCTCGTAGCGCAGGGTGTCGCCCGCTCCGGGCGGGCCGCCGTGGTACGTCACCTCGCAGCCCAGCAGCCGGTAGGCGCGCTCCCCACGGTTGAGCAGGTCCACGCCCAGCCAGCTCAGCAGGAGCAGATCCGCCTGGCCCGCCTCGATCAGCATCCCGGCCGGCACACGTCCGGTGGAGTCCAGGTACCAGCTGTCGGACCGGACATCGGTCTCCGTCCAGATCATCCCGTCGGTGCGCACCGGGCCGGGCGTGGCGAGCGCCGCCGGCACGGCGTCGATACCGGTGACCCGGTCCGCGAACAGCATCGGCGGCCCCGGCATCCGCGTCTGCACGGCGTACCCGTCCTGCTCGGCGAACCGCGGGCCGAACAGCGTGGAGATCTCCCGCGAGGCGAGCTGCTCCAACTGGGCGCGGTCGAACTTCGGCCCCGGCCTCAGCGGTGGCGCGGGTGCCGCTTCCGGCGCGGGAGCGGGCAGGAGCGCCGGGCGGGGGTCGGTCCGTACGGGGGTCGGCGGCGGCCCGGCCGTCGTGCGCGCGGAAGGCGCGCCCGGTGACCGTACGGGAACGGGCCCGGTGCCCCGCAGCGCGGTGACGGCGAGAGCGGACGTCCGCACGAACCGCTGATGGGCCTCGATGTGCCCGGCCGTGATCTCCCGGTGCAGCGCGGCGACCCGCCGGCTCTGCCGCAGGACCGCGGCGAGGGCGCCCGCCGCCGCGGGGTCGCGCCCCTCCGAGCCTGTCGGCCGGACATCCGGCAGTGGGCCGGGCTGCCCGGCACCGGGGGAGGGCACGGCGACGCCGTCCGGTGCGCCGGACGGGCCGGTTGCCCGGTCCGGTACCGGCGCCAGCTCGGGGGCCCGGGGCAGGGTCACCGTCGCCGGCTCCAGCGGCGGCAGAGCCGGAGGCACGAGCACGGGCACGGTGACGGTGGGTCCGGGACGCGGCACCTCCGTGGCGGCTTCCGTGAGCCGGGCGAAGAACTCGTCGGCGTGTACGGGTACGCCCGCGACGACGAGTTCGGCCACCGCCAGACAGGTCCCGCGCAGCCGGGTGTCCCCCGGGGCGTCGAGTGCGACGGCCACATGCTCCCGGTCGCCGAGCACCCGCTTGATCCAGCCGGTGCACAGCTTGCGCGGCCCGTGCTCCACGAAGACCCGGACACCGTCGGCCCACGCCCGCTCGACCGTGGCCGCGAAGTCGATCGTGTTCAGCCCCTGCGCGGTGAGCGCCTCGGCGGCCCGCTCGGCCGTCGGCCGGTACGACCGCCCGGTGGCCCCGCTGTAGAAGCGCACACCGGGCACGTCGACGGTCGGACGACGGTGGACCGCACGCCACACGTCTCGGATCTCCGCCAACTCCGGTGCGTGGGCGGCCATGTCGTAGTCCAGCTCGATCGCGCTGTCGGCGCCGATCCTCGCCACGACGGCCGCGCACGCGCGGGACTCGCCGCCGATGACACAGATGCCGGGCGCGTTCACCGCCATCAGATGGACCGCCGCCTCCGTGGCGAGCTGGGCACGGACCGTTTCCAGCGGCGCACCGACCAGATAACTCGACCAGTGGCGGCCAGTGATGCCCAGCCGCTCCCAGTGGCGCCGCACCGCCCGGAGTTCACCGGTGAGTTCGGTCGTGAACAGACCGCTGTCCCGGGTGGCGTCGTACAACCCCGCCGCGTCCGGCCAGGCACCCAGCGCCACCAGGGCGGCAGACTCTCCCGACGAGTACCCGAGAGCGGCCTCCGGCCGGAGCCCGAGCACCTCACGGGTGAACACGGTGTGGTGGACGGCGAGTTCGGCGGCGCCCCAGATCTGGTCGAGCACTCCGCGCTCGGACCCGGACCGCAGCCGCGCGCCGATCGCCCCGTGTCCGGCACGGACGGCCTCGCCGAGCGAGGGCAGCGCGAGCATCAGCTCATGGCCCATACCGGGGTAGGCCGCCGAACCGTTGGTGTAGACGAAAGCGGTCCGCCCCGTGACCGGCCTGTCCCGGTACAGCACATCGGCCGGACGCGCCCCGCCCTCGGCCAGCCAGCGGCGGGCCGCCTCCTTCCGGGCCGAAAGCGCGCCGTCGTCGGCCACGAGCGCCAGCCGGGCCGGTCCGGCGCTCGATTCCGCGCTGGACTCCGCCCCGGACTCCAGCGCGGCCAGCACCTCCCGGCGATCGGCCCCGGAGAAGACGCGCAGGCGCGGAGCCGGGCCCCGCAGCCACGGCCGGACGTCCGCCGCGCGCAGCCGGACGCTCGCGGCGGGCCCCTCCAGCGGTGTCACCGCGACCTTCGCGGTGTGCGCGCCCGCGGCGGTATCGGCGGGAAGCCCCGCTCGCGGCACCGCACGGTGCTGGAGCGAGAGCGCCGCGACCGCGACGGAGACCAGCCCGTACGCCGCGTGGGCGCGCCCGAAGGACGACGCGGGGTCGAACACCGCGTCGGGTACGTCCCCGATGACCATGTCGGCTACGTCGGCGCAGTCCTCGTCGAGCAGGGCGACGACGGTGTCACCGTCCCTGCGCGCGGTCTCCAACGACTTGAGGACCAGGACGACGGCGGCGTCCCCCGGTTCGTCCTCCCGGCCCAGCTCCCGCCAGGCGCTGCGGTGCACCGCCTCGCAGGACAGGTCGGTGGCACCCACGAGCGCGGCGTCGGCCTCCCCCGACCGGAGGGCCCGCGCCGCGAGTTCCAGCGCCACGAGCCCGGACGCCTCCTCCGCCGAGACCGCGAAACCCGGTCCCGCCAGGTCGAGTTGGGTACTGATCCGATTCGCCACCAGATTCGGCAGGGTCCCCACCACCCCCTCGGCGGTCACGGGTGGCAGGAACGCGTCCCGGGCGAGGTCCACCGACTCGGGCGTGGCCGCGAGCCCGGCCCGCTCCAGCCAGTGGGGAACGCGCCAGCGCCCGCCCGCCCGCGCCACCTCGGGGTCCACCCCCATACCGACGACCACCATGGTCCGCTCCCGGGGGAGGGACACCGACCGGGCGGCCTCCCGCGCCGCCTCCAGCACCAGGAGCTGATGGCGCACCGTCCGCTCCAGGCCCACCGGCGGGAAACACAGGTCCCTCAGCTCCACGGCGATCCCGGCGGCGGGCCCACGCCGCTCACCGCCCAGCACCGCCCGCCGGAAGTCCTCCAAACAGGTCCCGTCGCCGACCCGCGCGCCGAGGGCGACGATCGCCACCGGCGTACGGCCGCCCGGCGATTCCCGTACCCCGGTCGGGGCGGTCATGGCGGCGGCCGGGCGGCTCGGCCACCGTACGGCGGACACCGGGTCACCGTCCGGAAGGTCCACCACCAGATGCGCGTTGGTCCCGCCGAACCCGAACGCGCTCACCGCCGCCCTGCGCGGCCCGGACCACGGCTCCGGCGCGGTCACCACCCGCAACGGCGTACCCGCCAGCGCCTCCAGCGGCCGGTCCACACCGAGCGTCGCCGGCCGCACCCCCGCACGCAGCGCGCCGAGCACCTTCAGCAGACCGGCCGCACCGGCCGAGGCCAGCAGATGCCCCACGTTCGACTTCACCGAACCGATGGGCACGTCGCCACCGGTCCCGAAGACGCGGGCCATACCGCGCGCCTCCACCGCGTCCCCGACCGGCGTTCCCGTCGCATGGCACTCCACGAGCGACACGCTCTCGGGGGCGACGCCCGCCGCGTCGTACGCCAGGCGCATCGCCCGGATCTGACCCTCCTCCGCCGGGCTGATCAGCCCGGAACCGCGCCCGTCGTTGGACAGCCCGACACCACGGATCACACCGAGCACGGGGAGCCGGGCGGCCCGCGCCTCGGCCAGCCGCATCAGGGCGACGAACCCGGCGCCCTCGCCGTGCACCAGCCCGTCAGCGTCCCGGTGGAAGGGCCGGCTGCGCCCCGTACGGCTCGTCGCGGAGAGCCCGCAGAAGCCCACTTGCAGGAAGAGGGGGTCCGCCCGGCTGACCGCACCGGCCACCATCAGGTCCGCCGTACCGTCGTGCAGCCGGTCGCACGCCAGTTTGACGGCGTACAGCGACGACGCGCAGGCGGCGTCGAGCGACCACGCGCCCGCGCCCAGCCCGAGGGCCCGGGCCGCGAGCCCTGCGGGCAGCCCGGACGAGAAGCGGTTGAGGGCGTCGGGCCGCCGCCGGCGCTCTCCTGTCAGCAACGCGTCACGAAGCGGGGGCCGTTGGGCGGACAGCCAGACGTG
Proteins encoded in this window:
- a CDS encoding polyketide synthase, producing the protein MEFEPIAVVGRGCVLPDALDPDTFWENIAAGRTSLSAVPEDRWRLPRRRAMGSVDDHLDRTWTDVGGYVKGFESVFDPRGFRIAPERILSLDPLFHWVMYGVRQALTEAGREGPLPGAGLVLGNLSYPTPTGAVLAEHVWLSAQRPPLRDALLTGERRRRPDALNRFSSGLPAGLAARALGLGAGAWSLDAACASSLYAVKLACDRLHDGTADLMVAGAVSRADPLFLQVGFCGLSATSRTGRSRPFHRDADGLVHGEGAGFVALMRLAEARAARLPVLGVIRGVGLSNDGRGSGLISPAEEGQIRAMRLAYDAAGVAPESVSLVECHATGTPVGDAVEARGMARVFGTGGDVPIGSVKSNVGHLLASAGAAGLLKVLGALRAGVRPATLGVDRPLEALAGTPLRVVTAPEPWSGPRRAAVSAFGFGGTNAHLVVDLPDGDPVSAVRWPSRPAAAMTAPTGVRESPGGRTPVAIVALGARVGDGTCLEDFRRAVLGGERRGPAAGIAVELRDLCFPPVGLERTVRHQLLVLEAAREAARSVSLPRERTMVVVGMGVDPEVARAGGRWRVPHWLERAGLAATPESVDLARDAFLPPVTAEGVVGTLPNLVANRISTQLDLAGPGFAVSAEEASGLVALELAARALRSGEADAALVGATDLSCEAVHRSAWRELGREDEPGDAAVVLVLKSLETARRDGDTVVALLDEDCADVADMVIGDVPDAVFDPASSFGRAHAAYGLVSVAVAALSLQHRAVPRAGLPADTAAGAHTAKVAVTPLEGPAASVRLRAADVRPWLRGPAPRLRVFSGADRREVLAALESGAESSAESSAGPARLALVADDGALSARKEAARRWLAEGGARPADVLYRDRPVTGRTAFVYTNGSAAYPGMGHELMLALPSLGEAVRAGHGAIGARLRSGSERGVLDQIWGAAELAVHHTVFTREVLGLRPEAALGYSSGESAALVALGAWPDAAGLYDATRDSGLFTTELTGELRAVRRHWERLGITGRHWSSYLVGAPLETVRAQLATEAAVHLMAVNAPGICVIGGESRACAAVVARIGADSAIELDYDMAAHAPELAEIRDVWRAVHRRPTVDVPGVRFYSGATGRSYRPTAERAAEALTAQGLNTIDFAATVERAWADGVRVFVEHGPRKLCTGWIKRVLGDREHVAVALDAPGDTRLRGTCLAVAELVVAGVPVHADEFFARLTEAATEVPRPGPTVTVPVLVPPALPPLEPATVTLPRAPELAPVPDRATGPSGAPDGVAVPSPGAGQPGPLPDVRPTGSEGRDPAAAGALAAVLRQSRRVAALHREITAGHIEAHQRFVRTSALAVTALRGTGPVPVRSPGAPSARTTAGPPPTPVRTDPRPALLPAPAPEAAPAPPLRPGPKFDRAQLEQLASREISTLFGPRFAEQDGYAVQTRMPGPPMLFADRVTGIDAVPAALATPGPVRTDGMIWTETDVRSDSWYLDSTGRVPAGMLIEAGQADLLLLSWLGVDLLNRGERAYRLLGCEVTYHGGPPGAGDTLRYEIHIDGHAEHEGVRLAFFHYDCYVDGELRLSVREGQAGFFTPEELADSGGVRWDPAERTPGDELPLDPPAVRCDATRFDADRVRALTQGRPADCFGPGWEATAAHVRPPRLDDGRLRLLHEVTAFDPAGGPWGRGYLRAETPLSPDDWFFAGHFKNDPCMPGTLMLQGGLQAMAFYLAAMGCTVDRDGWRFEPVDDHPCRAMCRGQATPLSRRVVYEVFVRGFSAGPVPTLYADILGSVDGARAFLGRDVALRLVPDWPLSHWRGSGPPVVQDSGAPVPLPLLGGLAGHVERKPVATAADGFPFDYTSLLACAWGRPSEAFGTAYEPFDGTRKVARLPGPPYHFMSRIVSVDGPQGGVREGSGVVAEYDVPARAWYFEQSGGRTMPFAVLMEIALQPCGWLASYVGSALTTDADLLFRNLDGAGTVTGEVTPATGTVRTHAELTRVSRSGDMIIESFRVRCTADGVPLFELSTVFGYFPPSAFDDQQGLAVSARERGRLDEPCDRVVDLTARPARHLVGEPRLPGPMLLMLDRITGCWPDGGSRGLGRLRSEKDVVADEWFFRAHFFQDPVQPGSLGVEAMCQLLQYHLLERGAADGVLHPRFEPVLPGRETTWTYRGQITPANRLIRVDMDIVERGTDERGPYALADASLWGDDTCIYRVRGLGMRVVSDSSP